From the genome of Biomphalaria glabrata chromosome 1, xgBioGlab47.1, whole genome shotgun sequence, one region includes:
- the LOC129926937 gene encoding uncharacterized protein LOC129926937 yields MLSRDRMEICLFTDLPVIKLPTKSLPVHKLTCRPAYLSTSLPVHQLTCPLAYLSTSLPAHQLTCPPAYLPTNLPVHQPTCRLAYLPTSLPVHQLTCPSAYLPTSLPVHPAYLSTSLPAHQLTCPLAYLSTSLPAHQLTCPPTYLSTRLPVDQPTCRLAYLPTSLPVHQLTCPPAYLPTSLPVHAAYLSTSLPAHQLTCPPTYLSTSLPAHQLTCPPAYLPTSLPVHPAYLPTSLPAHQLTCPPAYLPTSLPVHAAYLPTSLPAHQLTCPPTYLSTSLPAHQLTCPPSLPVHQPTCPPAYLPTSLPAHQLTCPPSLPVQQN; encoded by the exons ATGTTATCCCGTGATAGGATGGAAATTTGTCTCTTCACCGACCTCCCTGTCATTAAGCTCCCAACAAAAAG CCTACCTGTCCACAAGCTTACCTGTCGACCAGCTTACCTGTCCACCAGCCTACCTGTCCACCAGCTTACCTGTCCACTAGCTTACCTGTCGACCAGCCTACCTGCCCACCAGCTTACCTGTCCACCAGCTTACCTGCCCACCAACTTACCTGTCCACCAGCCTACCTGTCGACTAGCCTACCTGCCCACCAGCTTACCTGTCCACCAACTTACCTGTCCATCAGCCTACCTGCCCACCAGCTTACCTGTCCACCCAGCTTACCTGTCCACTAGCTTACCTGCCCACCAGCTTACCTGTCCACTAGCTTACCTGTCGACCAGCCTACCTGCCCACCAGCTTACCTGCCCACCAACTTACCTGTCCACCAGGTTACCTGTCGACCAGCCTACCTGTCGACTAGCCTACCTGCCCACCAGCTTACCTGTCCACCAACTTACCTGTCCACCAGCCTACCTGCCCACCAGCTTACCTGTCCACGCAGCTTACCTGTCCACTAGCTTACCTGCCCACCAGCTTACCTGTCCACCAACTTACCTGTCCACCAGCCTACCTGCCCACCAGCTTACATGTCCACCAGCCTACCTGCCCACCAGCTTACCTGTCCACCCAGCTTACCTGCCCACCAGCTTACCTGCCCACCAGCTTACCTGTCCACCAGCCTACCTGCCCACCAGCTTACCTGTCCACGCAGCTTACCTGCCCACCAGCTTACCTGCCCACCAGCTTACCTGCCCACCAACTTACCTGTCCACCAGCCTACCTGCCCACCAGCTTACCTGTCCACCCAGCTTACCTGTCCACCAGCCTACCTGCCCACCAGCTTACCTGCCCACCAGCTTACCTGCCCACCAGCTTACCTGTCCACCCAGCTTACCTGTCCAACAAAACTGA